The Chiloscyllium punctatum isolate Juve2018m chromosome 2, sChiPun1.3, whole genome shotgun sequence genome has a window encoding:
- the c2h9orf85 gene encoding uncharacterized protein C9orf85 homolog isoform X4: MSSQKGNVTRKRAQKHQNVVRFKNDKYDKSEKMKQLNAMVHTGVCKHCKDVLEWKIKYNKYKPLGQARK; this comes from the exons ATGAGTTCCCAGAAAGGAAACGTTACAAGGAAGAGAGCACAAAAACATCAGAACGTCGTTAGGTTCAAAAATGACAAatatgacaaaagtgaaaagatgaAG CAATTAAATGCAATGGTGCATACAGGTGTCTGTAAACATTGTAAGGATGTGTtggaatggaaaataaaatacAACAAATATAAGCCACTTGGCCAGGCTCGGAAATG